From the Plasmodium vivax chromosome 5, whole genome shotgun sequence genome, one window contains:
- a CDS encoding tryptophan-rich antigen (Pv-fam-a) (encoded by transcript PVX_088825A) codes for METLGNYQELMPGNYSLPAVRENSAYSSLSNYKYPKRSSILLGALLFAFLFFISHFFQFLPTLGNKFKRSARNAIGYSTVEKEDVKKDAKKDGKELPSRSASKTESKENNEKNNSQKNEARKNSEPKQPNDNNVKRINKNEEKRKQRYNIGLKGDEEEVQTTQSNGDGQKSQTSLLDKIINAKKMGKGGMKKLIKKPTVLHTANYNYKDSTEDLQEEKSEEWENNQWNIWKKKNEEEWKIFNTSIENEKDTWLQGIEKEWQELLEAMQNKWIHYNKKMDAEYQINILEKSSQWDDTQWVEWIKTEGKQFMEQQWKMWLAQKEAHLNNWVVNEWIQWKNSQIMEWLTTDWRLQKEASWSNYENNKITNMLQIKKRKQWNKWKERINREREEWDAWVRSKENIYINTKWNKWSKWKKDKRFIFSKWVEMFTNKLISERQWKEWVKS; via the exons ATGGAAACACTTGGCAATTACCAAGAGCTCATGCCAGGAAACTACTCACTTCCTGCCGTAAGGGAAAACAGTGCGTACTCCTCACTAAGTAATTACAAATATCCTAAAAGGTCAAGTATACTATTGGGTGCTCTTctttttgcgtttttatttttcatcagtcatttttttcag TTTCTCCCCACACTTGGAAATAAATTCAAAAGGTCCGCAAGGAACGCAATAGGGTATAGCACagtagaaaaggaagacgTGAAGAAAGATGCGAAGAAAGACGGAAAGGAATTACCCAGCAGAAGTGCATCCAAAACAGAGAGCAAAGAAAATAACGAGAAAAATAACAGCCAGAAAAATGAAGCCAGGAAAAACAGTGAACCAAAACAACCAAACGATAACAATGTTAAGaggataaacaaaaatgaggaaaaaagaaaacaaagaTATAACATTGGTTTAAAAggagacgaagaagaagtgcAAACAACCCAATCAAATGGTGATGGACAAAAAAGCCAAACGAGTTTACtggataaaataataaatgcaaaaaaaatgggaaagggAGGAATGAAAAAACTTATCAAGAAACCAACTGTGCTCCATACCGCAAATTACAATTATAAAGATTCAACGGAAGATttacaagaagaaaaatcaGAGGAATGGGAAAATAACCAATGGAATAtctggaagaagaaaaatgaagaggaatggaaaatttttaacacatccattgaaaatgaaaaagacaCGTGGCTTCAAGGAATAGAAAAGGAATGGCAGGAATTGCTAGAAGctatgcaaaataaatggattcactataacaaaaaaatggacgcgGAATACCAAATCAACATTCTGGAAAAATCTTCACAATGGGATGACACGCAATGGGTAGAATGGATTAAAACAGAAGGAAAACAATTTATGGAACAACAATGGAAAATGTGGCTTGCTCAAAAGGAGGCACATCTGAACAACTGGGTTGTAAATGAATGGATACAGTGGAAAAACTCGCAGATTATGGAATGGCTAACGACTGACTGGAGACTTCAAAAAGAGGCTTCATGGtcaaattatgaaaataataaaattacaaacatgctacaaataaaaaagagaaaacaatggaacaaatggaaagagCGCATCAACAGAGAAAGGGAAGAGTGGGACGCTTGGGTACGCTccaaagaaaatatatatataaatactaaatggaataaatggtctaaatggaaaaaggacAAACGATTTATATTCAGTAAATGGGTGGAAATGTTTACTAACAAGCTGATAAGTGAACGGCAATGGAAAGAATGGGTTAAATCATAA
- a CDS encoding tryptophan-rich antigen (Pv-fam-a) (encoded by transcript PVX_088810A), producing MKQLEEQWKSFHDQMENERKQWLEKKDAEWEKWKKYTEIKYMSYCVDINNEFESNTLKDSSTWNRNQWEDWITTVGKEMIKSEYEKWIYENENYLDEWKVREWVEWKQKNISSWLSSEWKCKEDDSWSKWEQTVWGKWLFTENREKWTAWKERTLRERAEWLKWVQLKEYVYINDEWIPWTKWKNENRLAFIDWIGSFMNEWINNKQWNEWIHERKKMVATKKIAPLNAENAANAASSVGVRVNDTLQSDAPQSACAQDEAE from the coding sequence ATGAAACAGCTAGAGGAGCAATGGAAAAGTTTCCACGAtcaaatggaaaatgaaagaaaacaATGGCTAGAGAAAAAGGACgcagaatgggaaaaatggaaaaaatatacagaaataaaatacatgAGTTATTGCGTAGATATTAATAATGAATTCGAATCTAACACCCTAAAAGATTCTTCAACATGGAATCGAAATCAGTGGGAAGACTGGATTACAACAGTAGGGAAAGAAATGATCAAAAGTGAATATGAAAAGTGGATTTACGAAAACGAAAATTATTTAGATGAATGGAAAGTGAGAGAATGGGTTgaatggaaacaaaaaaatatatcatcgTGGTTATCGTCTGAATGGAAATGTAAAGAGGATGATTCCTggtcaaaatgggaacaaacTGTCTGGGGCAAATGGCTATTTACAGAAAATAGAGAAAAGTGGACAGCGTGGAAAGAAAGAACTCTTAGAGAAAGGGCTGAGTGGCTTAAGTGGGTCCAGTTAAAAgaatatgtgtatataaatgATGAGTGGATTCCTtggacaaaatggaaaaacgaaaaccGCCTTGCCTTCATAGATTGGATTGGATCCTTTATGAACGAATGGATAAATAACAAACAGTGGAATGAGTGGATCcacgaaaggaaaaaaatggttgcCACCAAAAAAATCGCCCCACTGAATGCAGAAAATGCAGCAAATGCAGCATCATCTGTGGGTGTTCGCGTCAATGACACACTCCAAAGCGATGCCCCCCAATCTGCATGTGCGCAAGATGAAgcagaataa
- a CDS encoding variable surface protein Vir22/24-like (encoded by transcript PVX_088805A), which yields MPLNLFSNFKGQLLQELPSYKKYAQLNESENIDNYCDDCNDILPLEKDNPGIYELCKKAVKNLHEVIKKGKCNEWGEYFAYWINDEKRKIINEQQKNIFENPIVKLDDVAYRVMNRLDHNDCRYFSSYAVSLDNWKEMKDLHGYFKNHSTISGCASDLTKSNCHLYCNYVKYISELYKKYLKDCCVYYYSANNVVERDCPSYFLCDKTYNPYALLSKLKCDDRPTREEIETVYDEAIIDRKVKLITEKYNRSYEPHTTQMQQIWQNLFQAYGALKTEPEYDSFRFNMSIAFGILGAFFTFFVFYKFTPFGAWINRKVTNERRITNYYENNVQDMLRNQSEHTGINPQSRRVRIAYHSA from the exons atgcctcttaaccttttttctaattttaaGGGACAACTTTTGCAGGAGTTACCATCCTACAAGAAATATGCACAATTAAATGAGAGCGaaaatattgataattaCTGTGATGACTGCAATGACATACTCCCTTTAGAAAAGGATAACCCTGGGATTTATGAGCTTTGTAAAAAGGCCGTAAAAAACTTACATgaggtaataaaaaaaggaaagtgcAACGAATGGGGGGAATATTTCGCTTACTGgataaatgatgaaaaaagaaaaataataaatgaacaacagaaaaacatttttgaaaatccTATAGTAAAATTGGACGATGTGGCTTATAGAGTCATGAACAGATTAGATCATAACGATTGTAGATATTTTTCTAGTTATGCAGTTAGCTTGGATAATTGGAAAGAAATGAAAGATTTGCATggctattttaaaaatcacaGCACTATTTCTGGTTGTGCCAGTGATTTAACAAAGAGTAATTGCCATCTGTATTGTAACTACGTTAAATATATAAGTgagttatataaaaagtatcTAAAGGATTGTTGTGTTTATTATTACAGCGCGAATAACGTTGTTGAAAGGGACTGTCctagttattttttatgtgatAAGACGTATAACCCGTATGCTCTACTGTCTAAACTAAAATGTGATGATCGGCCAACTAGAGAAGAAATAGAAACAGTATACGACGAAGCAATTATTGATCGTAAAGTCAAATTAATAacggaaaaatataatagatCGTACGAACCGCACACAACGCAAATGCAGCAGATATGGCAAAATCTTTTTCAAGCTTATGGAGCCTTGAAGACTGAACCAGAGTATGATTCGTTCCGCTTTAACATGTCAATTGCTTTCGGAATTCTGGGAgcatttttcaccttttttgttttctacAAA TTTACCCCATTTGGAGCATGGATTAACAGGAAGGTAACAAACGAAAGGCGAATTACgaattattatgaaaacaATGTGCAAGATATGCTGAGGAATCAATCAGAACACACCGGCATAAATCCGCAGAGCAGGAGAGTGCGTATAGCTTACCACTCAGCGTGA
- a CDS encoding PST-A protein (encoded by transcript PVX_088815A) — protein MADSATYNKELDVKPYTRLDGEPRLDSFFNKDGLLLRTYGWLVRNAIGIIILIHGLGSHARLTFLRHNVEIVSKDKAILKDGNNFYVYKDSWIEHFNKSGYSVYALDLQGHGLSDGWDNLKANVKKFDDFAFDVLQYIAKIQDSLAYGDNKYGGTSSDNVNQRINKKRLPTYIVGMSMGGNIALRTLQLLGKSNSDANKRLNIKGCVSISGMISVELLTSPGSHTYQLIFLPLSNIISDIFQNSRLISVLPFQRYPYINDILKFDKIRFKGGITYRFGRELLNAMGNLDMDIEYTPRSIPILFIHSKDDPFCYWGGVVSFYNRLKVRYKELHLLENMEHVLTVEPGNMSVLNSVLEWLASISGGAVKDKPNDDQQ, from the coding sequence ATGGCTGATAGTGCCACATACAACAAAGAGTTAGATGTAAAACCTTACACTAGACTGGATGGAGAGCCAAGGCTTGATTCATTCTTCAATAAGGATGGGTTGTTGTTGCGGACGTACGGATGGCTAGTGAGAAATGCTATAggcattataatattaattcatGGTTTAGGTTCACATGCGAGATTGACCTTTTTAAGACATAACGTTGAGATAGTAAGTAAGGATAAAGCCATATTAAAAGatggaaataatttttacgtttATAAAGACAGTTGGAtagaacattttaataaaagcGGTTATTCAGTATATGCCCTAGATTTACAAGGTCACGGACTGTCTGATGGATGGGACAATTTAAAAGCTAACGTAAAAAAGTTTGATGATTTTGCCTTCGACGTATTGCAGTATATTGCTAAAATTCAAGACTCATTGGCTTATGGTGATAATAAGTATGGTGGAACTTCCTCTGATAATGTTAATCAAAGAATTAATAAGAAAAGGCTTCCAACATACATTGTGGGTATGTCCATGGGCGGAAATATTGCATTAAGGACATTACAATTATTGGGGAAGTCCAATAGCGATGCAAATAAAAGGTTAAATATAAAAGGGTGTGTCTCCATATCTGGAATGATTTCTGTAGAATTATTAACGTCTCCAGGTTCACATACGtatcaattaatttttttacccttatCGAATATTATTTCtgatatttttcaaaacTCAAGACTTATTTCGGTGTTGCCTTTTCAAAGGTATCCATACATTAATGACATTTTAAAGTTTGATAAAATACGTTTCAAAGGAGGGATAACCTATCGATTTGGTCGCGAACTCCTAAATGCAATGGGGAACTTAGACATGGATATTGAATATACTCCTAGGAGTATTcctattttgtttattcattCAAAAGATGACCCATTTTGTTACTGGGGAGGCGTAGTATCGTTTTATAATAGACTGAAAGTTCGTTATAAAGAGTTGCACCTTTTAGAAAACATGGAGCATGTATTAACTGTGGAACCGGGAAATATGAGCGTTTTAAATAGTGTTTTGGAATGGCTTGCTAGCATATCCGGAGGCGCAGTAAAGGACAAACCGAATGATGATCAGCAGTGA
- a CDS encoding tryptophan-rich antigen (Pv-fam-a) (encoded by transcript PVX_088820A): MELKKNNAALTSQRSSSRTTSTRSYKNAPKNSTSFLSRLSILIFALSCAIFVNTASGAAANRPNANGFVSPTLIGFGELSIQESEEFKRMAWNNWMLRLESDWKHFNDSVEEAKTKWLHERDSAWSDWLRSLQSKWSHYSEKMLKEHKSNVMEKSANWNDTQWGNWIKTEGRKILEAQWEKWIKKGDDQLQKLILDKWVQWKNDKIRSWLSSEWKTEEDYYWANVERATTAKWLQEAEKMHWLKWKERINRESEQWVNWVQMKESVYINVEWKKWPKWKNDKKILFNKWSTNLVYKWTLKKQWNVWIKEANTAPQV, encoded by the exons ATGGaattgaagaagaacaaTGCCGCGTTGACCTCACAAAGGTCATCTTCTAGAACCACATCCACAAGGAGCTACAAAAATGCCCCAAAAAATTCCACTTCATTCCTTTCTCGTTTATCTATTCTGATATTTGCCTTATCATGTgctatttttgtaaatactGCATCAGGG GCGGCAGCTAATAGACCAAACGCGAATGGCTTTGTGTCACCTACTTTAATAGGATTTGGCGAATTAAGCATCCAAGAATCAGAAGAATTCAAAAGAATGGCTTGGAATAATTGGATGTTGCGATTGGAGTCCGACTGGAAACATTTTAACGATTCTGTTGAAGAAGCCAAAACCAAATGGCTTCATGAAAGAGACTCAGCTTGGTCTGATTGGCTTCGTTCCTTGCAAAGTAAATGGTCTCACTATAGTGAAAAAATGCTTAAAGAACACAAAAGTAATGTTATGGAAAAATCAGCCAACTGGAATGACACGCAATGGGGAAATTGGATAAAAactgaaggaagaaaaattctAGAAGCgcaatgggaaaaatggatTAAAAAAGGTGATGACCAATTACAAAAGTTAATTTTAGATAAATGGGTTCAATGGAAAAATGATAAGATCCGATCCTGGTTATCCAGTGAATGGAAAACCGAAGAAGATTACTACTGGGCAAATGTAGAGCGCGCTACAACAGCAAAATGGTTGCAAGAAGCAGAGAAAATGCATTGGCTtaaatggaaagaaagaatTAACAGAGAGTCTGAACAATGGGTGAACTGGGTCCAAATGAAAGAAAGCGTTTACATCAATGtagaatggaaaaaatggcccaaatggaaaaatgataaaaaaattctatttAACAAATGGTCAACTAACCTTGTCTACAAATGGACACTGAAAAAGCAGTGGAACGTTTGGATTAAGGAAGCAAATACTGCACCCCAAGTTTAG
- a CDS encoding variable surface protein Vir4-related (encoded by transcript PVX_088800A): protein MGDMTEVLETLPSYKQYTEFSNDIDNDLSEYSNYCDVIKSHFAEYPGLETVCKKFARNFTSISTVFLHDKNKDKRCDYLNYWVYDQIINIIKGKSDHIYYKAFPKILTVWNNMESRGYFTNKCNRDNILLHVPVTDIVKWKDLHDYCEDFETIKREITTLDNGCNEYCNFLLSKVDLFKHFDGICPNANTSKCPKFFETCKECNPETLFKKLNCKEQTECNATPIVPSTRMEVGGQTLPKEHILQGHVSQELTSQEDGRETPITGEDNSAPFKFELSSYNSNLILASPLFGALSFLFFYKFTPLGTWVDTNILRKKKNIAHNFDENMMRELFEHQNERLDIDLQNRRYNLIYNPSLNL, encoded by the exons aCAGAAGTTTTAGAAACATTACCTTCTTACAAACAATACACCGAATTCAGCAATGATATTGATAATGATTTGAGTGAATATAGTAATTATTGCGATGTAATAAAATCTCATTTTGCAGAATACCCAGGACTTGAAACAGTTTGCAAGAAATTTGCAAGAAATTTTACATCCATTTCTACTGTATTTTTACACGATAAAAACAAGGATAAACGCTGTgattatttgaattattggGTTTATGACCAAATAATTAACATTATTAAGGGAAAAAGTGaccatatttattataaagcTTTTCCTAAAATTCTTACTGTTTGGAACAATATGGAAAGCAGGGgatattttacaaataaatgtaataggGATAATATTCTTCTTCATGTTCCAGTAACAGATATTGTAAAGTGGAAGGATTTACATGATTACTGTGAAGATTTTGAAACTATTAAACGTGAAATTACTACGTTAGATAATGGATGCAATGAATACTGTAATTTCTTGTTATCTAAGGTTGATCTATTTAAGCATTTTGACGGTATTTGTCCTAATGCGAATACAAGTAAATGcccaaaattttttgaaacatGCAAAGAGTGCAATCCTGAAaccttatttaaaaaattaaattgtaagGAGCAAACAGAATGTAATGCAACACCGATAGTGCCAAGTACAAGGATGGAAGTAGGAGGACAAACATTACCAAAAGAACATATATTACAAGGACATGTATCACAAGAACTAACATCGCAGGAAGATGGACGAGAAACTCCCATAACGGGAGAGGACAATTCAGCACCTTTCAAATTTGAACTTTCTTCTTATAACAGCAATTTAATCCTTGCTTCTCCACTCTTTGGAGCtttgtcctttttgtttttttataaa TTTACGCCATTAGGAACCTGGGTAGACACTAATATActaagaaagaaaaaaaatatagcacaTAATTTTGATGAAAACATGATGAGAGAATTATTTGAACATCAAAATGAACGCTTAGACATCGATTTACAAAACAGaagatataatttaatatataatccGAGTTTAAATCTTTGA